In Microbacterium foliorum, the following proteins share a genomic window:
- a CDS encoding 4'-phosphopantetheinyl transferase family protein → MGEITWRDVTVVWARPPDLQGFTESDAAAMGQGQIDRFRELTGRRAQGFLAGRALIRELVRRLHGSDEVRLSSRCARCGADHGRPRSAGVSLSVSHAEDLVVVAATAGSTLLGVDVEQATADGRLDGLGPLFPDGSAPDLAAWTRIEAAVKADGRGFEIEPPEVLLQPRSDGVEPRVWSATLPGRREPLEVTTLIGPPGYVLSVAVG, encoded by the coding sequence ATGGGCGAGATCACCTGGCGCGACGTGACCGTCGTGTGGGCGCGGCCCCCCGACCTTCAGGGGTTCACCGAATCCGACGCCGCCGCGATGGGGCAGGGGCAGATCGACCGCTTCCGCGAGCTGACCGGCAGGCGGGCCCAGGGGTTTCTGGCGGGGAGGGCACTGATCCGCGAACTCGTGCGCAGATTGCACGGCTCCGACGAGGTTCGGCTCTCCAGCCGCTGCGCGCGATGCGGCGCGGATCACGGCCGGCCGCGCTCCGCCGGCGTCTCGCTCAGCGTGAGCCATGCCGAGGATCTGGTCGTGGTGGCGGCGACAGCGGGGTCGACCCTGCTGGGCGTCGACGTCGAGCAGGCGACAGCCGATGGCCGCCTCGACGGGTTGGGGCCGCTGTTCCCCGACGGCAGCGCTCCGGATCTCGCGGCGTGGACGCGCATCGAAGCGGCCGTCAAGGCGGATGGTCGCGGCTTCGAGATCGAGCCGCCTGAGGTACTCCTGCAGCCGCGCTCCGATGGCGTGGAACCGCGCGTGTGGTCGGCGACGCTCCCCGGGCGCCGGGAGCCCCTCGAGGTCACGACGCTCATCGGGCCGCCCGGATACGTGCTGAGCGTCGCGGTCGGCTGA
- a CDS encoding 30S ribosomal protein bS22 has protein sequence MGSVIKKRRKRMAKKKHRKLLRKTRHQRRNKK, from the coding sequence GTGGGTTCTGTCATCAAGAAGCGCCGCAAGCGCATGGCGAAGAAGAAGCACCGCAAGCTGCTTCGTAAGACTCGCCACCAGCGTCGCAACAAGAAGTAA
- a CDS encoding TetR/AcrR family transcriptional regulator: MTEIEPPELPRGIALAWGVATNPQRGPKREMSVERIVDAAVELADADGIGAVSMAAVAAALGFTPMSLYRYVSAKDDLLLLMQEQATGLPPETVRELDGWRARLLALYAEQVLLYQRHPWMLSLPINGSPITPHSSAWLDASLEALETTPLSADERMAVALAVTGNARWCGIVQAGYTEQARGSGLGPDEVARRESELYDRVITADEFPALRRAIDDGVFTSPSDPFRFGIERVFDGVAAYIDSLDRGAPAQPVTDWIALDPVELTGDRRLKEAQKAVREAEKALRLAHKAERQALREARERVARAAKSR; this comes from the coding sequence ATGACCGAGATCGAGCCTCCGGAGCTGCCGCGCGGAATCGCACTCGCCTGGGGGGTCGCGACGAACCCTCAGCGGGGACCCAAGCGCGAGATGAGCGTAGAGCGCATCGTCGACGCCGCCGTCGAGTTGGCGGATGCCGACGGGATCGGCGCCGTGTCGATGGCTGCCGTCGCGGCGGCGCTCGGATTCACACCCATGTCGCTGTATCGATACGTGAGCGCGAAGGACGACCTGCTGCTGCTCATGCAGGAGCAGGCCACGGGGTTGCCGCCGGAGACGGTGCGAGAGCTCGACGGCTGGCGCGCGAGGCTCCTTGCGCTGTACGCCGAGCAGGTGCTGCTGTATCAGCGCCACCCCTGGATGCTGTCTCTGCCGATCAACGGCTCGCCGATCACGCCCCACAGCTCTGCGTGGCTGGACGCGAGTCTCGAGGCGCTGGAGACGACGCCGCTCTCGGCAGATGAGCGCATGGCCGTGGCGCTGGCGGTCACCGGGAACGCGCGGTGGTGCGGAATCGTGCAGGCCGGCTACACGGAGCAGGCCCGAGGCAGCGGACTCGGGCCGGATGAGGTGGCACGCCGCGAGTCCGAGCTCTACGACCGCGTCATCACGGCAGACGAGTTCCCCGCGCTGCGCCGTGCGATCGACGACGGGGTGTTCACCTCGCCCTCCGATCCGTTCCGATTCGGCATCGAGCGCGTGTTCGACGGTGTCGCCGCCTACATCGACTCCCTCGACCGCGGAGCGCCGGCTCAGCCGGTGACCGACTGGATCGCCCTCGACCCGGTCGAGCTCACGGGTGATCGACGCCTCAAGGAGGCGCAGAAGGCTGTGCGGGAGGCCGAGAAGGCGCTCCGGCTCGCGCACAAGGCCGAGCGTCAGGCGCTCCGCGAGGCTCGCGAGCGAGTGGCGAGAGCGGCCAAGTCCCGCTGA
- a CDS encoding Dabb family protein gives MIRHVVTWKLAADDAATRSEQAAEVARRLNELDGVVPQLRSISAGANIAYPDANWDVTLVADVDSIDALEEYQVHPAHEEVVAYVRSVVASRVAVDFEV, from the coding sequence ATGATCCGTCACGTCGTCACCTGGAAGCTCGCCGCAGACGATGCAGCGACGCGCTCCGAGCAGGCCGCCGAGGTCGCTCGCAGGCTGAATGAACTAGACGGCGTCGTGCCGCAGCTTCGCTCGATCTCTGCGGGCGCGAACATCGCATATCCCGACGCGAACTGGGACGTCACCCTCGTTGCGGACGTCGATTCGATCGATGCCCTCGAGGAATACCAGGTGCACCCGGCTCACGAAGAGGTCGTGGCGTACGTGCGCTCGGTGGTCGCGTCGCGCGTGGCCGTCGACTTCGAGGTCTGA
- a CDS encoding rhodanese-like domain-containing protein, whose amino-acid sequence MKSITVTELAERSNTPLIDVREVDEFAAGHVPGAVNIPMSEIGNRLEELPAESFDVICQAGGRSARVVEALEARGYDATNVEGGTGEWIAQGRDVEVPSA is encoded by the coding sequence ATGAAGTCGATCACCGTCACCGAGCTCGCCGAGCGTTCGAACACTCCGCTCATCGATGTCCGCGAGGTCGATGAGTTCGCCGCCGGACACGTTCCCGGCGCGGTCAACATCCCGATGTCCGAGATCGGCAACCGTCTCGAAGAGCTTCCTGCAGAGTCGTTCGACGTGATCTGCCAGGCCGGCGGACGCTCGGCACGCGTGGTCGAGGCGCTCGAAGCCCGCGGTTACGACGCGACCAACGTCGAGGGTGGAACGGGCGAGTGGATCGCTCAGGGCCGCGATGTCGAGGTGCCGTCGGCGTGA
- a CDS encoding glutaredoxin family protein has translation MTTLTLIGKPDCHLCDVASEIIDSVVAELPDAAAERIEIVEASIKDDPALYELWWEKIPVVLIDGELHAHWRLSADRLRDALESAVQHDALEKEAR, from the coding sequence GTGACCACGCTGACCCTCATCGGCAAGCCCGACTGCCACCTGTGCGACGTCGCGTCCGAGATCATCGACTCCGTGGTCGCCGAACTCCCTGACGCGGCTGCCGAGCGCATCGAGATCGTCGAGGCGTCGATCAAGGACGATCCCGCACTCTACGAGCTGTGGTGGGAGAAGATCCCGGTCGTCCTCATCGACGGGGAGCTGCATGCGCACTGGCGCCTGTCGGCCGATCGGCTGCGCGATGCGCTCGAATCCGCCGTGCAGCACGACGCACTGGAGAAGGAAGCGCGATGA
- a CDS encoding helix-turn-helix domain-containing protein, whose translation MPEVPDVRFLTVAEVAELMRVSKMTVYRMVHAGELPAIRFGRSFRVPESAVADALQRPIADVG comes from the coding sequence ATGCCCGAGGTTCCAGATGTCCGGTTCCTTACGGTGGCTGAGGTCGCCGAACTCATGCGCGTGTCGAAGATGACCGTCTATCGAATGGTGCACGCTGGGGAGCTGCCTGCCATTCGCTTCGGTCGCAGTTTCCGGGTTCCGGAATCCGCGGTGGCCGATGCTCTGCAACGACCGATAGCCGACGTCGGCTGA
- a CDS encoding M1 family metallopeptidase, with protein sequence MNVDPYTPHSGDRRYGVLHYDLAIDYRVTTNRLTGIATIRLRMQESAKHVSFDLVGLKATKVRVSGDRAASFRQDDRRLKVTFGGERASGQELTVTVEYSGAPSPRRTRWGLLGWEELEDGVLVASQPTGAPTWFPCNDIPSDKATYRLQFTADPEYTVVSGGAATRSTQRGRTRWTFDQPVPTATYLMTVQLGQYDDDRVELGATPGRLFHPRALAPRVRSDFAALPQMMETFVEAFGPYPYESYKIVVTPDVLEIPLEAQGMAIFGANHVDGLGGSERLIAHELAHQWFGNSVGVARWQDIWLNEGYACYSEWLWSEAAGGPTAHAKALMHHAALRTLPQDLVLSDPGPNDMFDDRVYKRGALALHALRLTIGDERFFALTREWTSRFARLAVTSDDFLGLVDEVAGGQARALVRTWIDELPLPALPAARRQR encoded by the coding sequence ATGAACGTCGACCCGTACACCCCGCACAGCGGTGATCGGCGCTACGGGGTGCTGCACTACGACCTCGCCATCGACTACCGCGTGACGACGAACCGCCTCACGGGCATCGCGACGATCCGGTTGCGGATGCAGGAGTCGGCCAAGCACGTGTCCTTCGACCTCGTCGGACTCAAGGCCACGAAGGTGCGGGTGAGCGGCGACCGAGCCGCCTCGTTCCGGCAGGACGACCGGCGGCTCAAGGTGACGTTCGGCGGCGAGCGAGCGAGCGGTCAGGAACTCACCGTCACCGTCGAGTACTCGGGTGCCCCGTCGCCTCGCCGCACACGGTGGGGACTCCTCGGCTGGGAAGAGCTCGAGGACGGCGTGCTGGTCGCGTCGCAGCCGACCGGCGCTCCGACCTGGTTCCCGTGCAATGACATCCCCTCCGACAAGGCGACGTATCGCCTGCAGTTCACCGCCGACCCCGAATACACCGTCGTGAGCGGCGGCGCCGCCACCCGGTCTACGCAGCGGGGCCGCACTCGCTGGACCTTCGACCAGCCGGTGCCGACGGCCACGTATCTGATGACGGTGCAGCTCGGTCAGTACGACGACGACAGGGTCGAGCTCGGCGCGACGCCGGGGCGGCTGTTCCACCCCCGAGCGCTTGCGCCGAGGGTGCGCTCCGACTTCGCCGCACTGCCGCAGATGATGGAGACGTTCGTCGAGGCCTTCGGCCCGTACCCCTACGAGTCGTACAAGATCGTCGTCACCCCCGACGTGCTCGAGATCCCGCTCGAAGCTCAGGGCATGGCGATCTTCGGTGCCAACCACGTCGACGGCCTGGGTGGAAGCGAGCGGCTGATCGCGCACGAGCTCGCACACCAGTGGTTCGGCAACAGCGTCGGCGTCGCCCGCTGGCAGGACATCTGGCTGAACGAGGGATACGCGTGCTACTCGGAGTGGCTGTGGTCCGAGGCCGCGGGAGGGCCCACCGCCCACGCGAAGGCCCTGATGCATCACGCCGCTCTCCGCACACTCCCCCAAGACCTCGTGCTCTCGGATCCCGGCCCGAACGACATGTTCGACGACCGCGTGTACAAGCGCGGCGCCCTCGCCCTGCATGCCCTGCGTCTCACGATCGGCGACGAGCGGTTCTTCGCTCTGACGCGCGAGTGGACGTCGCGCTTCGCTCGGCTCGCGGTGACGAGCGACGACTTCCTCGGGCTGGTCGACGAGGTCGCCGGCGGCCAGGCGCGCGCCCTCGTGCGGACCTGGATCGACGAGCTCCCGCTTCCCGCGCTCCCCGCTGCCCGGCGCCAGCGCTGA
- a CDS encoding Pls/PosA family non-ribosomal peptide synthetase produces MQEALDRAAEAPLPRTLIDILRDTTERHPDASAVEDADGALSYAELLAQVWRTAAVLREQGVSQGDRVGIRMTSGRRDLYIAILGTMAAGAAYVPVDADDPQERADLVFREARIVGMITDAGYRPADTSDARELFSSATPHPSTSAVPVVAPPTVDDDAWIIFTSGSTGVPKGVAVSHRSAAAFVDAEARLFLQDAPLGPGDRVLAGLSVAFDASCEEMWLAWGHGACLVPAPRALVRSGEDLGPWLLGHGITVVSTVPTLAALWPQDAIENVRLLIFGGEACPPELVARLASDGREVWNTYGPTEATVVACASLMDGTGPVRIGLPLDGWSLAVVDAEGQRVADGEAGELIIGGVGLARYLDPAKDAEKYAPMPTLGWDRAYRSGDVVRVEPEGLIFQGRADDQVKIGGRRIELGEVETALQGLSSVSAATVVVQKTEAGMPILVGYVVPDEGFDRQVARGELAEMLPAPLIPLLATVDDLPVRTSGKVDKAALPWPLDSGDEGESSLSGTAAWLAEQWFAVLGVRPSDEDADFFQLGGGSLAAAQLVSRLRTRAPEFTMTDVYDLPRLRQMADAVDDEADDEDTAERVFSQQAPTPRRMQWVQTIAGLPLFVFTGIRWLLFVLTASWLLRLTPGFEFLPAVPVWTIVVGLVIFVTPLGKMTIAAVAARLLLAGLRPGDYPRGGGVHLRLWLAEQIAQQVDPVGLAGAPWVVYYARALGARIHKDVDLHTVPPITGMLDIGAGASIEPEVDLTGYWIDGDTVRIGGIRIGADSTIGARSTLAPGTKIGRGAEIAPGSAVFGRVRSGQRWAGSPAARIGGVSKPFAAGRPPSRTRWLWAYAASSAFLGLLPVVSLAAGAWVVALNIRGADSLAAAIPGVLALLVPAVLLAGVVFAALVLLLVRVLGVGLGEGVYPVRSRVAWQAWTTERLLDSARTFLFPLYSSSFTPFWLRALGADVGRDVEASTVLLIPKLTTIADGAFLADDTMVATYELQGGWMRLGTARIGKRAFLGNSGMAAGGHNVPRDGLVAVLSVAPPKAKAGSSWLGSPAARLRRVVNDSDLERTYRPRTGLRVARALWELGRIIPVFVTCAIGLAVMLTLAAVVETWGLGWAVVLSSAVMLAAGAIAALVTTAAKWIIVGPIRAGEHPLWSSFVWRTEVSDTFTEMVAALWFANAASGTPALAIWLRTLGAKIGRGVWTDSYWLPEPDLVTLGDGATVNRGCVVQTHLFHDRVMSIDAVTLENGATLGPHSVILPAATIGADATVGPASLVMRGEFVPVGSRWSGNPIGPWRAVKVRSYQASDA; encoded by the coding sequence GTGCAGGAGGCGCTCGACCGCGCTGCCGAGGCGCCACTCCCCCGCACGCTGATCGACATCCTCCGGGACACCACCGAGCGGCATCCCGATGCATCGGCAGTCGAAGACGCCGACGGCGCGCTGAGCTACGCGGAGCTGCTGGCGCAGGTGTGGCGCACCGCCGCCGTTCTGCGAGAGCAGGGCGTGAGTCAGGGCGATCGCGTCGGCATCAGGATGACCTCCGGCCGCCGTGATCTCTACATCGCGATCCTCGGCACGATGGCCGCCGGCGCGGCATACGTCCCGGTCGATGCGGACGACCCCCAGGAGCGGGCCGATCTCGTCTTCCGCGAGGCACGCATCGTCGGCATGATCACCGACGCGGGCTACCGCCCCGCCGACACCTCTGACGCGAGGGAGCTGTTCTCCAGCGCGACGCCGCACCCGAGCACCTCGGCGGTGCCCGTCGTCGCACCGCCGACCGTCGACGACGACGCGTGGATCATCTTCACCTCCGGTTCGACCGGGGTGCCCAAGGGCGTCGCCGTCTCGCATCGCTCCGCGGCCGCCTTCGTCGACGCCGAGGCGCGCCTGTTCCTGCAGGATGCTCCGCTGGGCCCCGGCGACCGCGTGCTCGCGGGCCTCTCGGTCGCGTTCGACGCATCGTGCGAGGAGATGTGGCTCGCCTGGGGCCACGGCGCGTGTCTCGTTCCGGCGCCGAGGGCTCTGGTCCGGTCGGGCGAGGATCTGGGTCCCTGGCTGCTCGGGCACGGCATCACGGTCGTCTCGACGGTGCCCACGCTCGCAGCCCTGTGGCCCCAGGATGCGATCGAGAACGTGCGCCTGCTGATCTTCGGCGGCGAAGCCTGCCCTCCGGAGCTGGTCGCGCGGCTGGCATCCGACGGACGCGAGGTCTGGAACACGTACGGCCCGACCGAGGCCACGGTCGTCGCGTGTGCCTCGCTCATGGACGGCACGGGTCCGGTGCGCATCGGCCTGCCCCTGGACGGCTGGTCGCTGGCCGTGGTCGATGCAGAAGGTCAGCGCGTCGCCGACGGCGAAGCGGGAGAGCTCATCATCGGCGGCGTGGGCCTCGCCCGCTATCTCGACCCCGCCAAGGATGCCGAGAAGTACGCGCCGATGCCGACGCTCGGCTGGGACCGCGCCTATCGTTCCGGCGATGTCGTGCGCGTCGAGCCCGAGGGCCTGATCTTCCAGGGCCGTGCCGACGACCAGGTCAAGATCGGCGGGCGCCGCATCGAGCTCGGCGAGGTCGAGACGGCGCTGCAGGGACTGAGCTCCGTCTCGGCGGCGACCGTGGTCGTGCAGAAGACCGAGGCCGGAATGCCGATCCTCGTCGGCTATGTGGTCCCCGACGAGGGCTTCGACAGGCAGGTGGCGCGCGGCGAGCTCGCCGAGATGCTGCCCGCTCCCCTGATTCCGCTGCTCGCGACCGTCGATGACCTGCCCGTCCGCACCTCCGGCAAGGTCGACAAGGCGGCGCTCCCGTGGCCTCTCGATTCCGGCGATGAGGGCGAATCGTCGCTCTCCGGCACCGCCGCCTGGCTCGCCGAGCAGTGGTTCGCCGTGCTCGGCGTCCGCCCGAGCGATGAGGACGCCGACTTCTTCCAGCTCGGTGGCGGCTCACTCGCTGCCGCGCAGCTGGTCTCGCGCCTGCGCACCCGCGCACCAGAGTTCACGATGACCGACGTCTACGATCTGCCGAGGCTTCGTCAGATGGCCGATGCCGTCGACGACGAAGCCGACGACGAAGACACCGCTGAGCGGGTCTTCAGCCAGCAGGCACCGACACCGCGGCGGATGCAGTGGGTGCAGACGATCGCGGGGCTGCCGCTGTTCGTGTTCACCGGCATCCGCTGGCTGCTCTTCGTGCTCACCGCGAGCTGGCTCCTGCGCCTGACCCCCGGATTCGAGTTTCTTCCCGCCGTTCCGGTGTGGACGATCGTCGTCGGCCTGGTGATCTTCGTGACCCCGCTGGGCAAGATGACCATCGCCGCGGTCGCTGCCCGCCTTCTGCTCGCCGGTCTCCGGCCCGGCGACTACCCGCGGGGCGGCGGCGTGCACCTGCGTCTCTGGCTCGCCGAGCAGATCGCGCAGCAGGTCGACCCGGTGGGCCTCGCGGGTGCGCCCTGGGTCGTCTACTACGCCAGGGCGCTCGGCGCACGGATCCACAAGGACGTCGATCTGCACACGGTGCCCCCGATCACGGGCATGCTCGACATCGGGGCCGGGGCCTCGATCGAGCCCGAGGTCGACCTCACCGGGTACTGGATCGACGGCGACACCGTGCGCATCGGCGGCATCCGGATCGGCGCCGACTCGACGATCGGCGCACGCAGCACCCTCGCTCCCGGCACGAAGATCGGCCGCGGCGCCGAGATCGCACCCGGTTCCGCCGTGTTCGGGCGCGTGCGCTCAGGGCAGCGCTGGGCCGGATCCCCGGCAGCACGCATCGGCGGTGTCTCGAAGCCGTTCGCGGCCGGTCGTCCGCCGAGCCGCACCCGCTGGCTGTGGGCGTACGCCGCATCGTCTGCGTTCCTCGGCCTGCTGCCCGTCGTCTCGCTGGCCGCAGGCGCATGGGTGGTGGCACTCAACATCCGAGGAGCCGACTCCCTCGCAGCCGCGATCCCCGGCGTCCTGGCGCTGCTCGTTCCCGCCGTGCTGCTCGCGGGTGTGGTGTTCGCCGCCCTCGTGCTGCTTCTCGTGCGCGTGCTCGGGGTCGGCCTGGGCGAGGGCGTGTACCCGGTGCGCTCCCGCGTCGCGTGGCAGGCGTGGACGACCGAACGCCTGCTCGACTCTGCGCGCACCTTCCTCTTCCCCCTGTACTCCAGCAGCTTCACGCCGTTCTGGCTACGCGCCCTCGGTGCCGACGTCGGTCGCGATGTCGAGGCGTCGACGGTGCTGCTCATCCCGAAGCTCACCACGATCGCGGACGGCGCATTCCTCGCCGACGACACGATGGTCGCCACCTACGAACTGCAGGGTGGGTGGATGCGACTGGGCACGGCGCGGATCGGCAAGCGCGCGTTCCTCGGCAACTCCGGCATGGCGGCCGGCGGGCACAACGTGCCCCGCGACGGCCTCGTGGCCGTGCTGTCTGTCGCGCCGCCCAAGGCGAAGGCCGGGTCGTCGTGGTTGGGCTCGCCCGCCGCGCGACTGCGTCGGGTGGTCAACGACTCCGACCTCGAGCGCACCTATCGCCCCCGCACCGGTCTGCGCGTCGCGCGAGCGCTCTGGGAGCTGGGGCGCATCATCCCGGTGTTCGTGACCTGCGCGATCGGACTCGCCGTGATGCTCACGCTCGCCGCGGTGGTCGAGACATGGGGGCTCGGCTGGGCGGTCGTGCTCTCGAGCGCCGTCATGCTCGCCGCCGGCGCGATCGCCGCCCTCGTCACGACAGCGGCGAAGTGGATCATCGTCGGGCCGATCCGTGCCGGAGAGCATCCGCTCTGGTCGAGCTTCGTCTGGCGCACCGAGGTGTCCGACACGTTCACTGAGATGGTCGCCGCCCTCTGGTTCGCGAACGCGGCTTCCGGTACGCCCGCCCTCGCCATCTGGCTGCGCACACTCGGAGCCAAGATCGGTCGAGGCGTCTGGACCGACAGCTACTGGCTGCCCGAGCCCGATCTCGTGACGCTCGGCGACGGCGCCACGGTGAACCGCGGATGTGTGGTTCAGACGCATCTGTTCCATGATCGAGTGATGAGCATCGACGCAGTGACCCTCGAGAACGGTGCGACCCTCGGGCCGCACAGCGTGATCCTCCCCGCGGCGACGATCGGAGCGGATGCGACGGTCGGCCCTGCGTCGCTCGTGATGCGCGGCGAGTTCGTGCCCGTCGGCAGCAGGTGGAGCGGCAACCCGATCGGCCCGTGGCGTGCCGTCAAGGTGCGTTCCTACCAGGCCTCCGACGCATGA